A single region of the Pieris rapae chromosome 19, ilPieRapa1.1, whole genome shotgun sequence genome encodes:
- the LOC110995288 gene encoding pre-mRNA 3'-end-processing factor FIP1, with translation MADAAVETTNNDENDDSWLYGDSNTDQNEDAEGQQKAPESAKQQTTSIGETGEQEDKEPEEEGNDDSHFNDEHFGEVEREEGGETNGDADSQDNGDSDSDDSDDVKVTIGEIKSGPQAYASLNIKRGVGLVASGGEKTRPGPTAGGKVNLEDLEGPGSINGVPALEFNIDTIEDKPWNKPGADISDYFNYGFNEVTWSAYCERQRRMRVNEAGVGLHVGPTAPEMRRPTGPVRHDDGPPPMQNNYQSRENTIQVMTAERREYGRGTGAPPTDYFQPPEHFYPPHNYQEPVWGAPEQTGWAPTEIKELTPGPMAPPAMVPPIGVAPTMAPPHMGAPPHPMGAPFSPYRPPPMHVHDRERDRDRDRDRDRDRDRDRDRIREREERDRRERDRREEDEREHRERSRSIKPDRSREKSYRRERSRSRSRRHKSRSRSPRPRERSRDRDRSRDRERSTKPKSKESKEKEDDK, from the exons ATGGCAGACGCTGCTgttgaaacaacaaataatgaTGAAAATGATGATTCGTGGTTGTACGGTGATTCTAACACTGACCAAAATGAAGATGCCGAAGGGCAACAAAAAGCTCCTGAAAGTGCTAAACAACAAACAACTTCTATAGGTGAAACTGGg gaGCAAGAAGATAAAGAACCAGAAGAAGAAGGTAATGATGATTCACATTTTAATGATGAGCATTTTGGTGAAGTGGAACGTGAGGAAGGTGGCGAGACAAATGGAGATGCCGATAGTCAAGACAATGGAGATTCTGACTCTGATGATAGTGACGATGTTAAAGTTACCATTGGAGAGATTAAGTCTGGTCCTCAGGCGTATGCTAGCTTAAatataaag cgAGGAGTTGGATTAGTAGCATCAGGTGGTGAGAAAACACGACCAGGCCCCACAGCTGGAGGCAAAGTCAATCTTGAAGACCTTGAGGGTCCTGGTAGCATCAATGGAGTGCCAGCACTTGAGTTTAACATTGACACTATTGAAGATAAACCATGGAACAAACCTGGTGCTGATATCTCAG attatttcaattatggTTTCAATGAGGTTACATGGAGTGCTTATTGTGAGCGTCAGAGGCGAATGCGGGTCAATGAAGCTGGTGTGGGCTTGCATGTTGGACCCACTGCACCTGAAATGAGGAGACCCACAG GTCCAGTAAGACACGATGATGGCCCACCTCCAATGCAGAATAATTATCAATCTAGAGAAAATACAATTCAG GTGATGACTGCCGAGCGTCGTGAGTACGGTCGAGGCACAGGAGCTCCACCCACGGATTACTTCCAACCGCCAGAACACTTTTATCCGCCTCATAACTATCAGGAGCCAGTGTGGG GTGCACCCGAACAGACTGGATGGGCGCCAACTGAAATAAAGGAGCTAACTCCTGGTCCCATGGCTCCTCCGGCAATGGTGCCTCCGATAGGAGTTGCGCCCACCATGGCTCCGCCGCATATGGGCGCTCCGCCGCACCCGATGGGAGCCCCCTTTTCCCCATATAGGCCTCCGCCCATGCACGTTCATGACCGTGAACGTGATCGTGATCGTGACAGAGATCGAGATCGTGATCGCGACCGTGACCGTGATCGCATTCGGGAACGTGAAGAAAGGGACCGTCGCGAGAGAGATAGAAGAGAGGAG gACGAAAGAGAACATCGGGAAAGATCGCGATCAATCAAACCGGATAGGTCTCGTGAAAA ATCCTACAGACGTGAAAGGTCCCGATCGAGATCCCGCCGCCACAAATCGAGGTCACGTTCACCGCGACCACGTGAGCGCTCTCGTGATCGTGACCGCTCACGCGACCGTGAACGTAGCACTAAACCTAAGTCTAAGGAATCTAAGGAAAAGGAGGACGATAAATAG
- the LOC110995282 gene encoding uncharacterized protein LOC110995282, which produces MDPIAVLQNRIEQLEAKLGLAPNSLLEGQHQGDTVTANLLNTAQAINNATAGHEKLSEAKNMANELNNYTDPNFVENMQQNNMNMHEVVAAEPVIKHHCHCMHRCKQAAPVLESEALQQVPQIQEAVNNMHIAAAEVKAEADVVSQGVHELAETCGAAASNASEQLANVAQKVEQVEQKLFPRRRNGLD; this is translated from the exons atggATCCCATTGCAGTTTTACAAAATAGAATAGAGCAGTTGGAAGCTAAACTGGGCTTGGCTCCAAATTCGTTACTGGAGGGCCAACATCAAGGTGATACAGTTACTgcaaatttgttaaataccgctcaagcaataaataatgctACTGCCGGCCACGAGAAGTTGTCTGAAGCTAAAAACATGGCCAATGAACTAAACAACTATACTGACCCTAATTTCGTTGAAAAC ATGcaacaaaacaatatgaaCATGCATGAGGTAGTCGCTGCAGAGCCAGTCATTAAACATCATTGTCACTGTATGCATAGATGTAAGCAg GCTGCTCCGGTATTGGAATCTGAAGCTCTACAGCAAGTCCCACAAATTCAAGAAGCGGTCAACAACATGCACATTGCAGCAGCAGAAGTCAAAGCTGAAGCTGATGTT GTATCTCAAGGAGTTCATGAATTAGCAGAAACATGTGGTGCTGCAGCTTCAAATGCATCTGAGCAACTGGCTAATGTTGCTCAAAAAGTTGAGCAAGTTGAACAAAAATTGTTTCCCAGGAGACGAAATGGATTggattaa
- the LOC110995283 gene encoding protein archease-like has translation MDEELGELTENDFIIAPVKYEYLDHTADVQLHAWGDTLTEAFEQCGMAMFGYMTELPYVQIKQVHTIEASADDMMGLLYHFLDELLFLFSAEPYLICKKLKIIEFNTEEFRIVCKCYGEEFEIGKHPQGSEVKAITYSAMQIIEEPKDNKFEVFVIIDI, from the exons ATGGATGAAGAGTTAGGAGAACTAACAGAAAATGACTTTATAATAGCTCCAGTAAAATACGAAT aTTTAGATCACACAGCTGATGTTCA GTTACACGCCTGGGGTGACACCCTGACTGAAGCTTTTGAACAATGTGGTATGGCAATGTTTGGATACATGACAGAACTTCCCtatgttcaaataaaacaagtgCACACAATAGAAGCATCGGCAGATGACATGATGGGGCTCTTATATCACTTTCTTGatgagttattatttttattttctgctgaaccatatttaatatgtaaaaagttaaaaattatagagTTTAATACAGAAGAGTTCAGAATAGTTTGTAAATGTTATGGTGAAGAGTTTGAGATTGGAAAACATCCTCAAGGATCTGAAGTTAAGGCAATAACTTATTCAGCAATGCAAATAATTGAAGAACCAAAAGACAATAAGTTTGAGGTATTTGTGATCATTGATATTtga